A genomic window from Pirellulales bacterium includes:
- a CDS encoding sugar phosphate isomerase/epimerase yields MRSLSRREFQKRALGALAGSQALAWGAWGRAQEPELDTNPLASPTGSEEVVEEATSSNGPFVRPNLLYGLATTSWAREVPPGQPLPLIRILDETAASGFNGLRIHTYPKILEDNNMSIEQLSDELGTRGLKFCSIPFGGRYYDRKKQQELMDQARDILRIHQYFGARTMTVYMPTMPQGLRTEDKEFDDLFEQMCQFLSSMGRMAVDHFGVRIGVQNHMYSMVETPEHVRSFLKRTDRRYVYGWWDTAHLHLAGGSVKAILRSTLPNLVGLDFKDATRHPKDHAYKAPNGEHFAGDTPQGRYYNSMFELGRGSIDFPEILRMMEPMNWRGWLIHDLDTIRTSCAESFRHSMSYIRRELDPIYM; encoded by the coding sequence ATGCGTTCCCTCAGTCGACGTGAATTTCAGAAACGGGCCTTGGGAGCTCTCGCCGGCAGCCAGGCACTCGCCTGGGGCGCCTGGGGGCGTGCCCAGGAGCCAGAGCTCGATACGAACCCGCTTGCTTCCCCGACCGGCAGCGAAGAAGTCGTCGAGGAAGCGACCTCGTCGAACGGTCCCTTCGTGCGGCCGAACCTGCTCTACGGGCTGGCTACCACCTCCTGGGCGCGCGAAGTGCCCCCGGGACAGCCGCTCCCCTTGATTCGCATTCTCGACGAGACCGCCGCCTCGGGGTTCAACGGGCTGCGCATTCACACCTATCCGAAGATTCTCGAAGACAACAACATGTCGATCGAGCAACTCAGCGACGAGCTAGGGACGCGCGGGCTGAAGTTCTGTTCGATCCCCTTCGGCGGACGCTATTACGATCGCAAGAAGCAGCAGGAGCTGATGGATCAGGCCCGCGACATCTTGCGCATCCATCAGTATTTCGGCGCCAGGACGATGACCGTCTACATGCCGACGATGCCCCAGGGCCTGCGCACCGAGGACAAGGAATTCGACGATCTGTTCGAGCAGATGTGCCAGTTCCTGAGCAGCATGGGGCGCATGGCGGTCGATCACTTCGGCGTGCGGATCGGCGTGCAGAACCACATGTACTCGATGGTCGAGACGCCCGAGCATGTGCGTTCCTTTTTGAAGCGCACCGATCGCCGCTACGTCTATGGCTGGTGGGACACCGCTCACCTGCACCTGGCGGGGGGCAGCGTGAAGGCGATCTTGCGATCGACTCTGCCGAACCTGGTCGGGCTCGACTTCAAGGACGCCACGCGCCATCCCAAAGACCACGCCTACAAGGCCCCCAACGGCGAGCACTTTGCCGGCGATACGCCGCAGGGTCGGTACTACAACTCGATGTTCGAGCTGGGTCGCGGATCGATCGATTTCCCCGAGATCCTGCGGATGATGGAGCCCATGAACTGGCGCGGCTGGCTCATCCACGATCTCGACACGATTCGCACCTCGTGTGCTGAGAGCTTCCGCCACTCGATGTCCTACATTCGCCGCGAGCTCGACCCGATCTACATGTAG
- a CDS encoding UvrD-helicase domain-containing protein — protein MTAATRFTDEQARAIAERKHSVALSAGAGCGKTFVLTERFLSHLDPHGPAQRRVKHLSQLVAITFTERAAREMRDRIREACRRRLLGADDADAGHWLSLLRDLDSARIGTIHGFCGSLLRSHAVEAGLDPRFSVIETAEAHTILSEAMDDQLRRLLTARDESALELVARLGLPRVREYLAQLVESRQDIDFGRWIQETPAALVTLWQQYQQATALPALLRRLATSRGTIELTELLREHVPDHPVMQQRRLILLDLLPQLQSDPLPSNPAQLLRDIREQAKVQGGGSAKVWPSEDVYERVKNRLTSLRAEIDQVGKHVELDLGGCLVSADLGLRLIHVAAEVATAYERRKREAAQLDFNDLLIGARALLTDPAHEHVRRNAASAIQMLLVDEFQDTDPLQVSLIKALCGNELARGKLFFVGDHKQSIYRFRGADPSVFRRLREETPEQGRLPLSRNFRSQPAILDFVNALFFDSLGDHYEPLAAHRPQLTEKPAIEFLWSPKQEDDLSKSQQRQREADWIARRLRTLIDERTPLVVDHGKQPGEAPHLRPVRQGDVAILFRALSDVEYYETALQRYGLDYYLVGGHAFYAQQEIHDLLNLLRAVASPCDEVSLVGVLRSPFFSLTDEALYWLARQNGGLAVGLFTQKLPRQLAPAEQERAAFAAATLRELRARKDRLPVAALVNEALARTGYDAILLAEFLGERKLANLKKLVEQARQFDRTGTFTLDDFIAQLSEFVARQPHEPPAATQSEDTDVVRLMTIHQSKGLEFPVVVVPDLDRKSLARGSGMAFDPQLGPLVRVPQEREDKQPTTGYELLALVEQAEEEAETRRLFYVATTRAADYLMLASSVESLGEPGGAWTQLLARRFDLATGELCGVLPPGMERPLVRVTSTEPPLPAGGTTSKPRVDLAETLAGLERAGRQTTGQLPRLVAPVPVRLLAPRQFSVSRLSGDLHSTQIVADEERGELLDLETIEPDLRSGGAALGTLVHAVMAETPWAGQVDLPRLVREQAENLNLVASVDLQQAAELVAHFCKSPRAAELSHAQAVYTELEFMLACPDDTNGIPPGCYLRGYIDCLYQDARGTWHLLDYKTNDTKSATLDDLAQHYELQMAVYTLAAEQSLGSELASSTLHFLRAGEERACLVGSKNRRRAEQLLRERLAHVASVA, from the coding sequence ATGACCGCCGCCACCAGGTTTACCGACGAGCAGGCCCGGGCCATTGCCGAGCGCAAGCACTCCGTGGCGTTGTCGGCCGGAGCCGGTTGCGGCAAGACGTTCGTTTTGACCGAACGCTTCCTCTCGCATCTCGATCCGCACGGCCCGGCGCAGCGGCGCGTGAAGCATCTCTCGCAATTGGTGGCGATCACCTTCACCGAGCGCGCCGCGCGCGAAATGCGCGATCGCATCCGCGAGGCCTGCCGGCGGCGCTTGCTCGGCGCCGACGACGCCGACGCCGGGCACTGGCTTTCGTTGCTGCGCGATCTCGACAGTGCCCGGATCGGCACGATTCACGGGTTCTGTGGTTCGCTGCTGCGCAGCCACGCGGTCGAAGCCGGCCTCGATCCTCGCTTCTCGGTCATCGAAACGGCCGAAGCTCATACGATCTTGTCCGAAGCGATGGACGATCAACTCCGGCGACTTTTGACGGCGCGCGACGAGTCGGCACTCGAGCTGGTTGCCCGGCTGGGGCTGCCGCGCGTGCGCGAGTACCTGGCACAGTTGGTCGAGTCGCGACAGGACATCGACTTCGGGCGTTGGATTCAAGAAACGCCCGCCGCGCTAGTGACCTTGTGGCAGCAGTATCAACAAGCCACGGCCCTGCCCGCGTTGCTGCGACGCCTGGCCACGTCTCGCGGCACGATCGAATTGACGGAGCTGTTGCGCGAGCACGTGCCCGATCACCCGGTCATGCAACAGCGCCGTTTGATATTGCTCGACCTGCTGCCGCAGCTTCAATCGGATCCCCTGCCGAGCAACCCGGCGCAGTTGTTGCGAGACATTCGTGAGCAAGCCAAGGTCCAAGGGGGGGGCTCGGCCAAAGTCTGGCCGAGCGAAGACGTATACGAGCGCGTGAAAAATCGGCTGACGTCGCTCCGAGCCGAGATCGATCAAGTCGGCAAGCACGTCGAGCTGGATCTCGGCGGCTGCTTGGTTTCGGCCGATCTCGGACTGCGGCTGATCCACGTCGCGGCAGAAGTCGCGACTGCCTACGAGCGACGCAAGCGGGAAGCGGCGCAGCTCGATTTCAACGATCTGCTGATCGGCGCACGCGCGCTGCTGACCGATCCGGCGCACGAGCATGTCCGCCGCAACGCCGCCAGCGCCATCCAGATGCTGCTGGTCGATGAATTCCAGGACACCGACCCCTTGCAGGTGTCGCTCATCAAGGCCCTCTGCGGCAACGAACTCGCCCGTGGCAAACTGTTCTTCGTCGGCGATCACAAGCAGTCGATCTACCGCTTCCGCGGAGCCGACCCGAGTGTCTTTCGCCGACTGCGCGAGGAAACTCCCGAGCAGGGCCGCTTGCCGCTGTCGCGAAACTTTCGCAGTCAGCCGGCGATTCTCGACTTCGTCAATGCGCTGTTCTTCGACTCGCTGGGAGACCATTACGAGCCGCTTGCTGCGCACCGCCCACAACTGACCGAGAAGCCCGCCATCGAGTTTCTCTGGTCGCCGAAGCAGGAAGACGATCTCTCGAAATCGCAACAGCGGCAGCGCGAGGCCGATTGGATCGCGCGCCGCCTGCGCACGCTGATCGATGAGAGGACGCCGCTCGTGGTCGACCATGGCAAGCAGCCGGGCGAAGCGCCCCACCTGCGCCCCGTGCGGCAAGGCGACGTCGCCATCCTGTTTCGCGCCCTGTCCGACGTCGAATATTACGAAACGGCGCTCCAACGCTATGGACTCGACTACTACCTCGTCGGCGGGCATGCCTTCTACGCGCAGCAGGAAATCCACGACCTACTGAACCTGCTGCGGGCGGTGGCGAGCCCCTGCGACGAAGTAAGCCTCGTCGGTGTGCTGCGCAGCCCCTTCTTCTCGCTGACCGACGAAGCACTCTACTGGTTGGCCAGGCAGAACGGCGGGCTGGCTGTGGGGCTCTTCACCCAGAAACTACCGCGGCAGCTTGCTCCGGCCGAGCAGGAGCGTGCCGCTTTTGCCGCCGCGACCTTGCGCGAGCTGCGTGCCAGGAAAGATCGGTTGCCCGTGGCGGCGCTGGTGAACGAGGCGCTCGCGCGCACGGGCTACGACGCCATTCTGCTGGCCGAGTTTCTGGGCGAGCGCAAGCTCGCGAATCTGAAAAAGCTGGTCGAGCAGGCGCGCCAATTCGATCGTACTGGCACCTTCACGCTCGACGACTTCATCGCACAACTCTCCGAGTTCGTCGCGAGGCAGCCGCATGAACCGCCGGCCGCCACGCAGTCGGAAGATACCGACGTCGTGCGACTGATGACGATCCATCAGTCGAAGGGGCTCGAGTTTCCGGTCGTGGTCGTGCCCGACCTCGATCGCAAGTCGCTCGCGCGTGGTTCCGGCATGGCGTTCGACCCCCAGCTCGGACCGCTCGTTCGCGTACCGCAAGAGCGCGAGGACAAGCAGCCCACGACCGGCTATGAATTACTTGCGCTGGTCGAACAGGCCGAAGAAGAGGCAGAAACGCGACGCCTCTTCTACGTGGCCACGACCCGCGCGGCCGATTACCTGATGCTGGCAAGCTCCGTCGAATCGTTGGGAGAACCAGGCGGTGCCTGGACGCAACTGCTCGCGCGGCGTTTCGATCTGGCGACGGGCGAACTTTGCGGCGTGCTTCCCCCCGGCATGGAACGCCCCCTGGTGCGGGTCACATCGACGGAGCCCCCGCTGCCCGCAGGAGGGACGACGAGCAAACCGCGTGTCGACCTTGCCGAAACGCTCGCCGGTCTCGAACGCGCCGGTCGGCAGACAACCGGCCAACTGCCCCGGCTGGTGGCGCCCGTCCCGGTGCGTCTGCTGGCGCCACGGCAGTTTTCCGTCTCTCGGCTGTCGGGCGACCTTCATTCCACACAAATCGTGGCCGACGAGGAGCGGGGCGAACTGCTCGACCTCGAGACGATCGAGCCCGATCTTCGAAGCGGAGGAGCCGCGCTGGGAACGCTCGTCCATGCCGTCATGGCCGAGACCCCCTGGGCAGGCCAGGTCGATTTGCCGCGGCTGGTACGCGAACAGGCCGAGAACCTGAACCTGGTCGCCAGTGTCGATCTACAGCAGGCAGCAGAACTTGTCGCCCACTTTTGCAAGTCACCACGGGCGGCAGAGTTGTCCCACGCCCAGGCGGTCTACACCGAATTGGAGTTCATGTTGGCCTGCCCCGATGATACCAACGGCATACCGCCCGGCTGCTACCTGCGTGGCTATATCGACTGTCTCTATCAAGACGCACGTGGGACGTGGCATCTGCTCGACTACAAGACGAACGATACGAAGTCCGCCACGCTCGACGACCTGGCACAACATTACGAACTGCAGATGGCCGTTTATACGCTGGCCGCCGAACAGAGCCTGGGAAGCGAGCTGGCGTCGAGCACGCTCCACTTCCTGCGCGCCGGCGAGGAACGCGCCTGTCTGGTGGGGAGCAAGAACCGCCGCCGCGCCGAGCAACTCTTGCGCGAACGGCTGGCCCACGTGGCCAGCGTCGCTTGA
- a CDS encoding PD-(D/E)XK nuclease family protein, translated as MAARVHLVAGPAGSGKTAKLLQLYRPSLGKLAIASCLWLAPTHRAANEVRRNLLTSAARSFLAPGVATFEEFAFRIVESAPQPARPIDGLSKRRLLRRLVDQALERGELPYFAAIADSRGFVDLLAEWIAELKRIEIWPDDFAQVCRTRGSLAAKDRELLTLYRQYQEELNRCQLYDSEGRLWSAREHLRAGELGAYARVRLAVVDGFTDFTRTQHEMLEFLAERIEDLYISLPLEPESDRDELFAKSRATLEELQRRHPRSRVEHLPREERASWPAQAHIESQLFKDPRHIAAARDNRGLEILAAAGRLNELELVGRRIKQLLVDGDPAHGGAPVAAEAIAVVFRSVADWAPLVREVFDEQGIPYVLEGEPALTDRPPIIALLNLLRVDQEDWPYRRLLAAVGNNYFAPRWQGWHAETSTAAIERVVRRLQIPSGRRKLLEAIEWALARADQRAPLDEEGQRENEAMVAVRQRDLTQARSTLTRLAAVYDRLPARADLATWSAVLTELAQQTGLLHAASADDRIAWDELLAALERLAQLERHLGEEAETLSRHEFYQLLADVARWHRPQGRRDESGCVRVVSAPAARALSIPYLFLAGLTERSFPAALREDRFYTEHEYQAFREAGLPLELRADQNQKEMLLFYELVTRARRRLTLSYPALDERGEPLLASPFLTELERAFGPLGVTRHAETGLSPVPRDHDPLSLREARLRAADLSLSGQPEALAAFAHAARTQTAGANIVAGLRLTRERSRREEFGIYEGIVVGEATLAQLARDFGNEHLWSPSQLELYAQCPFRFFAEQVLGAAPLDELGLQIDHARRGWLLHETLKLLHRQQIEGDTARTALDEHFVATLAELLQSSAHAETLSAALDEIDRRVIGGWAGLYAEQHQGYSQSWSDFDAAPTPRHFEVSFGLPAPSDDAISTVEPLIITEGDITVLIGGRIDRLDVGEHRGRVVFNVIDYKTGYVPSAKKLREFHATSLQLDIYTHAAEDLLLAGSEALPWNAGYWQIRKRGFHQPLALAVDDEKRLARAPEWELRRQKLRETVLRLVRSIRAGRFPMSNEDEDCTSRCTFRTVCRVHQTRALDKLP; from the coding sequence ATGGCAGCCCGGGTCCACCTCGTCGCCGGACCGGCCGGCAGCGGCAAGACCGCTAAACTCCTCCAACTTTATCGACCATCGCTGGGTAAATTGGCCATTGCGAGTTGCCTCTGGCTGGCCCCCACCCATCGCGCCGCGAACGAGGTGCGCCGGAACCTGCTGACGAGCGCCGCACGCAGCTTTCTCGCGCCGGGCGTAGCGACTTTTGAAGAGTTCGCCTTCCGTATCGTCGAATCGGCGCCGCAGCCGGCGCGCCCCATCGATGGCCTGTCGAAACGCCGCCTGCTGCGGCGACTCGTCGACCAGGCCCTCGAGCGTGGCGAACTCCCCTACTTCGCGGCGATCGCCGATTCGCGCGGGTTCGTCGACCTGCTGGCCGAATGGATCGCCGAGCTCAAACGCATCGAGATCTGGCCCGACGATTTCGCCCAGGTCTGCCGCACCCGCGGCTCGCTGGCGGCCAAAGACCGGGAACTGCTCACCCTCTATCGCCAGTACCAGGAGGAATTGAACCGCTGCCAGCTCTACGACTCGGAGGGGCGTCTCTGGTCGGCCCGCGAGCATCTTCGCGCGGGGGAGTTGGGGGCGTACGCGCGGGTGCGTCTCGCCGTCGTCGATGGCTTCACCGACTTCACGCGCACGCAGCACGAGATGCTCGAGTTTCTCGCCGAGCGGATCGAGGACCTCTATATCTCGCTGCCGCTCGAACCGGAATCGGACCGCGACGAGTTGTTCGCCAAAAGCCGCGCAACGCTCGAGGAACTCCAAAGGCGGCATCCGCGGAGTCGCGTCGAACATCTGCCGCGCGAAGAGCGCGCCTCGTGGCCGGCCCAGGCGCACATCGAATCGCAGCTCTTCAAGGATCCGCGCCACATCGCGGCGGCGCGCGACAACCGCGGCCTAGAAATCCTGGCCGCAGCAGGCCGCCTGAACGAACTGGAACTGGTCGGCCGGCGGATCAAGCAGTTGCTCGTCGATGGCGATCCGGCACACGGCGGCGCGCCGGTCGCCGCCGAGGCGATCGCCGTCGTGTTTCGCTCGGTGGCCGATTGGGCGCCGCTGGTGCGCGAAGTATTCGACGAACAGGGAATTCCCTATGTTCTCGAAGGGGAGCCGGCGCTGACCGATCGCCCCCCGATCATCGCCCTGCTCAATCTGTTGCGCGTCGATCAGGAGGACTGGCCCTATCGCCGCCTGCTCGCCGCCGTCGGCAACAACTACTTCGCACCGCGCTGGCAGGGCTGGCACGCCGAGACATCGACCGCGGCGATCGAACGTGTCGTGCGACGTTTGCAGATCCCCTCGGGACGCCGCAAGTTGCTCGAGGCCATCGAGTGGGCACTCGCACGCGCTGACCAACGCGCGCCGCTCGACGAAGAGGGGCAGCGCGAGAATGAGGCGATGGTCGCCGTGCGACAGCGCGACCTGACCCAGGCTCGAAGCACGCTGACGCGATTGGCCGCCGTCTACGATCGCCTTCCGGCACGAGCCGATCTTGCCACGTGGAGCGCGGTGCTGACGGAACTGGCCCAGCAGACGGGGCTGCTTCACGCGGCCTCGGCCGACGATCGCATCGCGTGGGACGAGTTGCTGGCCGCGCTCGAACGGCTGGCGCAGCTCGAGCGACATCTGGGAGAAGAGGCCGAGACACTCTCGCGGCACGAGTTCTATCAACTGCTCGCCGACGTGGCGCGCTGGCATCGCCCCCAGGGGCGCCGCGACGAGTCGGGGTGCGTGCGCGTCGTGTCGGCGCCGGCCGCGCGCGCCTTGTCGATTCCTTACCTCTTTCTGGCCGGGCTCACCGAGCGATCCTTTCCCGCGGCCTTGCGCGAGGACCGCTTCTACACCGAGCATGAGTACCAGGCCTTCCGCGAGGCGGGACTGCCGCTCGAGTTGCGTGCCGACCAGAACCAGAAGGAAATGCTCCTTTTCTATGAACTGGTCACGCGTGCTCGGCGTCGGCTCACGCTCAGCTATCCGGCACTCGACGAGCGAGGCGAACCGCTGCTCGCCAGTCCCTTTCTGACCGAATTGGAACGCGCCTTCGGCCCCCTCGGCGTGACGCGACATGCCGAGACGGGACTCTCGCCGGTGCCGCGCGATCACGACCCCCTATCGCTGCGCGAAGCGCGTCTCCGGGCCGCCGATCTGTCGCTGTCGGGCCAACCCGAGGCGCTGGCCGCTTTCGCGCATGCCGCGCGCACGCAAACGGCGGGCGCGAACATCGTTGCCGGCCTGCGCCTCACGCGCGAACGAAGCCGTCGCGAGGAATTCGGCATCTACGAAGGCATCGTTGTGGGCGAAGCCACGCTGGCGCAACTCGCGCGCGACTTCGGCAACGAGCATCTGTGGAGCCCCAGCCAGCTCGAGCTCTACGCCCAATGCCCGTTCCGCTTCTTCGCCGAGCAGGTGCTAGGCGCGGCGCCGCTCGACGAGCTCGGCCTGCAGATCGATCACGCCCGGCGCGGCTGGCTGCTGCACGAAACGCTCAAGTTGCTCCATCGACAGCAGATCGAGGGAGATACCGCACGCACCGCGCTCGACGAGCATTTCGTAGCCACGCTGGCCGAGCTGCTGCAATCCAGCGCGCACGCCGAAACGCTCTCCGCGGCACTCGACGAAATCGACCGGCGCGTGATCGGTGGTTGGGCCGGACTGTATGCCGAGCAGCACCAGGGCTACAGCCAAAGCTGGAGCGATTTCGACGCGGCGCCGACTCCCAGGCATTTCGAGGTGTCGTTCGGGCTGCCGGCCCCTAGTGACGATGCGATCTCCACCGTCGAGCCACTCATTATTACCGAGGGGGATATCACGGTCCTGATCGGGGGGCGCATCGATCGGCTCGACGTGGGAGAACACCGCGGCCGCGTCGTGTTCAATGTCATCGACTACAAGACGGGCTACGTTCCCTCGGCCAAAAAGCTGCGCGAGTTCCACGCCACCTCGCTGCAGCTCGACATTTACACGCACGCCGCCGAAGACCTGCTGCTGGCCGGCAGCGAGGCCCTGCCCTGGAATGCCGGCTATTGGCAGATCCGCAAGCGCGGCTTTCACCAACCGCTGGCCCTGGCGGTAGACGACGAAAAACGCCTAGCCAGAGCCCCCGAATGGGAACTTCGCCGGCAGAAGCTGCGCGAGACGGTCCTGCGCCTCGTGCGCTCGATCCGCGCGGGCAGGTTCCCCATGTCGAACGAAGACGAAGACTGCACGAGCCGGTGTACGTTTCGCACCGTGTGCCGCGTTCACCAGACTCGCGCCTTGGACAAGTTGCCATGA
- a CDS encoding CCA tRNA nucleotidyltransferase gives MAPTDPQAQRDFALSVVERLRARGHTAYWAGGCVRDQLLGRTPKDYDVATNATPLEIREAFGRKRTLEIGIAFGVVAVRGPAGAGLIEVATFRRDASYSDGRHPDAVTFSSPEDDAARRDFTINGLFFDPVAKIVIDYVGGREDLQRRLIRAIGEPRARFAEDKLRMLRAVRFAATFDFTFDHETQAALVEMADQVTVVSPERIAAEMRVVLSHARRAEGMALLRETTLLSVVAPEFDGLPESDWRETLAVLAALGEASFPLALAALAHRVSAPGLAIESLARSWRLATREAERAAWLVTQQRSLDDAPRRRWSETQPLLIEPGIDDLIALVAAIRQAASKPHDDLAWCRQQLIRTPDDLNPPPLVSGHDLLSHGVPASPRMGQLIATLRAAQLDGEIHSRAEALTLVDRLLAT, from the coding sequence ATGGCTCCGACCGACCCTCAAGCACAGCGCGACTTTGCCCTTTCGGTGGTCGAGCGACTGCGTGCGCGTGGTCATACGGCCTACTGGGCCGGAGGCTGCGTGCGCGATCAACTCTTGGGACGCACGCCGAAGGACTACGACGTCGCCACGAATGCCACGCCACTCGAGATTCGCGAGGCCTTCGGCCGCAAGCGGACGCTCGAGATCGGCATCGCCTTCGGCGTCGTCGCCGTACGCGGTCCGGCCGGGGCGGGCCTGATCGAGGTCGCCACCTTTCGCCGCGATGCAAGCTACAGCGATGGCCGCCATCCCGATGCCGTCACGTTCAGCTCTCCCGAAGATGACGCCGCGCGGCGCGACTTTACGATCAACGGGCTCTTTTTCGATCCCGTGGCCAAAATCGTGATCGACTACGTCGGCGGGCGAGAGGATCTGCAGCGTCGCCTGATCCGGGCCATCGGCGAACCGCGCGCACGCTTCGCCGAAGACAAGTTGCGGATGTTGCGCGCCGTGCGCTTCGCGGCCACGTTCGACTTTACGTTCGATCACGAGACGCAAGCCGCCCTGGTCGAGATGGCCGACCAGGTGACCGTGGTCAGTCCCGAGCGCATCGCGGCCGAAATGCGAGTGGTGCTGAGCCACGCGCGCCGCGCCGAGGGAATGGCACTGCTGCGCGAAACGACGCTGCTCTCGGTGGTGGCGCCGGAGTTCGACGGGCTCCCCGAGAGCGATTGGCGCGAAACGCTGGCCGTGCTGGCGGCACTCGGCGAGGCCTCGTTTCCACTGGCCCTGGCGGCGCTCGCCCATCGTGTTTCGGCGCCAGGCTTGGCGATCGAGTCGCTCGCACGGAGCTGGCGTCTGGCCACGCGCGAGGCCGAACGGGCCGCCTGGCTCGTGACGCAGCAGCGCTCCCTCGACGACGCGCCCCGACGTCGCTGGTCAGAGACGCAACCGTTGCTCATCGAACCCGGGATCGACGATTTGATCGCCCTTGTCGCGGCCATCCGGCAGGCCGCCAGCAAACCGCACGACGATCTCGCCTGGTGCCGTCAGCAGTTGATACGCACGCCGGACGATTTGAATCCTCCCCCCCTCGTCTCGGGGCACGATCTCCTCTCGCACGGCGTGCCCGCCAGTCCGCGCATGGGACAACTGATCGCCACGCTGCGCGCGGCGCAACTCGATGGCGAAATCCACTCGCGTGCCGAGGCCCTGACCCTGGTCGATCGACTGCTGGCCACCTAG
- a CDS encoding DUF1559 domain-containing protein: protein MSRFTRIRRGFTLVELLVVIAIIGILIALLLPAVQAAREAARRSTCRNNMKQIGLALHNYAETFGTFPPSATGSIIRGTGALQPRPGSYHTGRNRFPNGTDSDGHIYSFLALILPQMEMGALHGIINFNRPTFQTTAISGLAVDANNPRAAGTSIPGYICPSFSGTHTSIADEYGGASTTDLATLALGQPYIALPLSQYQAVGASTWEKMLGVATSSSTNPVPNPDGAMYPTFRGRESHTRFQDFLDGTSQTFLCVETRERRYATWYDGFTSSLVTLYHKNTDPATLPNNSQLLPPNSAGNPNRFRTTGPNSNITNLNFGAGQIDQRIDATTKHYYMGVPGSSGPTFPPVAAGTPNGFNGWSASWDYGPSSEHSEGAHHLMGDASVQFIQNGIDAATYYALTTRGGHESHSWEPGQ, encoded by the coding sequence ATGTCTCGATTCACTCGTATCCGCAGGGGGTTCACCCTGGTGGAGCTGCTGGTGGTAATCGCCATCATCGGCATCCTGATCGCGCTGCTGTTGCCGGCCGTGCAGGCCGCACGCGAAGCCGCGCGCCGTTCGACCTGCCGAAACAACATGAAGCAGATCGGTCTGGCGTTGCACAACTATGCCGAGACGTTCGGCACGTTTCCCCCCTCGGCCACCGGTTCGATCATCCGTGGTACCGGCGCCCTGCAGCCGCGTCCCGGTAGCTATCACACCGGACGTAACCGTTTTCCGAACGGCACGGACTCGGATGGTCACATCTACAGCTTCCTGGCGCTGATCCTGCCGCAGATGGAAATGGGCGCCCTGCACGGCATCATCAATTTCAATCGCCCGACGTTCCAGACGACGGCCATCAGCGGTCTCGCGGTCGATGCAAACAATCCTCGTGCGGCGGGCACGTCTATTCCTGGTTATATTTGTCCGTCGTTCTCTGGTACGCACACGTCGATCGCCGATGAATACGGCGGTGCCAGCACCACAGACCTTGCCACGTTGGCTCTTGGTCAGCCTTATATCGCATTGCCGCTGTCGCAGTATCAAGCCGTCGGCGCCTCGACTTGGGAAAAGATGCTCGGCGTGGCCACGTCCAGCTCGACCAATCCGGTGCCCAATCCAGACGGTGCCATGTATCCCACCTTCCGTGGGCGCGAATCGCACACCCGCTTCCAAGACTTCCTGGACGGCACGTCGCAGACGTTCTTGTGCGTCGAGACTCGCGAACGTCGTTACGCCACCTGGTACGATGGTTTCACATCGTCGCTCGTGACGCTTTACCACAAGAATACAGATCCTGCAACCTTGCCGAACAATAGCCAGTTGTTGCCGCCGAACTCGGCCGGAAACCCGAATCGTTTCCGTACGACCGGCCCGAACAGCAACATCACGAACCTGAACTTCGGCGCTGGCCAGATCGATCAACGTATTGATGCCACGACGAAGCATTACTACATGGGCGTCCCAGGCAGCAGTGGCCCCACTTTCCCACCCGTAGCGGCCGGCACGCCCAATGGATTCAACGGCTGGAGCGCTAGTTGGGATTATGGCCCCAGCAGTGAGCACTCCGAAGGTGCCCATCACCTGATGGGTGACGCCAGCGTGCAGTTTATCCAGAACGGTATCGACGCCGCCACCTACTATGCCCTCACGACCCGCGGTGGTCACGAGTCGCACAGTTGGGAGCCCGGCCAGTAG